AAACCAGCAACGCGATAGCAGACAACAAATGCAACAGCGTTAACACAACATCCTCTCCCTTAGCCAAAGCGCGTCATCATATCGTCAGTACGCCGGTTTCACCGGGTGTGTCACAGCAGGTCAGGCATCCCGGCCCATCCCCCATGAGTAAAATAGAGGCATATTTTACCTGTTCCTGACCGGCTTCGTGGGCGTAAATGAAGGGAAATTTTTTAAAATCACGGCCTAAATCAATAACCAAACATATTTCTCCCATCGGTAATTTTTCCGGCGTTATGATCTTATCAAGAGTCGCCTCATGTGCTCCGACGACTCTCCTGTTGATCGCATTGCAAGGAAATACAGATGAAGACCAAAACTGCATATGGACTGAATTGGCTGGCGTTGATAATCATCGTGATTATTGCCGCTTTTTTCTGGCAACTCACCCCCCCGGCCGGGTTAAAACCTGCTGCATGGCACTCTGCGGTATTATTCGTTGCCACTATCGTCAGCATTGTGGTCAACGTGTTGCCCATCGGAGCGATTGGGATTATCAGTATCACGCTGTTTGCACTCACCTACGCCGCCGGTGATACGAACGCAAATGCCGCGATCCTGACCGCACTCAGTGACCTTAACAGCTCACTTATCTGGCTGATTGTCGTCGCCTTTATGATTGCCCGTGGTTTTATCAAAACCGGGCTGGGCCGTCGTATCGCACTGCAAATGATAAGGCTGCTGGGTAAACGCACACTGGGGCTGGCCTACGGGCTGGCGTTCGCCGATTTGGTACTCTCCCCGGCCATGCCCAGTAACACCGCCCGCTGTGGTGGGGTCATTTACCCGATTGCCGACTCGCTGGCCCGCAGCTTCGATTCCAGACCGGAAGATGCATCGCGCAGTAAAATCGGTACTTTTTTAGTCACATGCATCGGTAACGTCAACGATGTCACTGCGGCGCTGTTTATGACCGGTTATACCGGCAACCTGCTGGCGGTGAAGCTGGCTGCCAACGCGGGCGTGACCATTACCTGGGGGAGCTGGTTTGTCGCCGCTGTCGTGCCCTGCGTTATCTCGCTGCTGCTGGTGCCACTTTGCGTCTATTGGCTGGTAAAACCGGAAATCCGCCACACGCCGGATGCCCCCAAAATAGCCATTGCCGAGCTAACGACCATGGGTCGGATGACACGCGGTGAATGGTTGATGGCCGCAACGGTGCTGATTTTACTGGTGCTGTGGATTTTTGGTGACACACTGGGCATTGATGCGACCACCGCCTCCTTCGTCGGCCTCTCGCTGCTGCTGCTGAGCGGCGTATTAAGCTGGGAAGATATCAAAGGTGAGAAAGGTGCGTGGGATACGCTGATTTGGTTTGCGGCGCTGTTGATGATGGCAAACCAGTTGAAAAAGCTGGGCTTTACCACCTGGTTTGGCGATCTTATCGGCAACAATATTGGCCACCTGATGCAAGGCACCAGTTGGGTGCTGGTGCTGCTGTTACTGAATGCCGCCTACTTCTACACCCACTACTTTTTTGCCAGCGGCAACGCCCAAATCGCCGCACTGTATGCCGTCTTCCTTGGCGTGGGTATTCATTTGCAAATCCCCGCCGCACCGATGGCGCTGATGCTGGCGTTCACCAGCAGCCTGTACTGCTCACTCACCCAATACACCCACGCCCGTGGCCCGATTTTGTTCGGCGCAGGCTACGTGCCTACCGCCGTGTGGTGGCGCACCGGGTTTGTTATCAGCCTCATCAACCAGGCAATTTTTATGTCTGCCGGGTTGCTGTGGTGGAAAGTGATTGGACTGTACTAAGCGAATCAGTATCCGCAACGCTAAATGAAACAGGCCGGTTTATCTCGGCCTGTTTTTTTAGTCTCGAATAACTCAATCCGCATCATACCCCAGATTCGGGGCCAGCCAGCGCTCGACGTCCTCGACCGGCATCTGTTTACGGGCAGCGTAATCCGCCACCTGATCGCGCTGGATTTGCGCCACGGCGAAATACTTGCTGTCCGGGTGGCTGAAGTACCAGCCCGATACCGATGCGCCCGGCCACATGGCATAAGACTCGGTGAGTTTCATGCCAACCGTGTTATCCACATCCAGCAATTGCCAGATGGTCGCCTTCTCGGTGTGTTCCGGGCAGGCGGGGTAACCCGGTGCCGGGCGAATGCCCTGATAATTTTCGCGGATCAGCTCGTCATTGCCGAGATTTTCATTCGGCGCGTAGCCCCAGTAGACCTTGCGTACCCGCTCGTGCAGGTACTCGGCGAAGGCTTCCGCCAGCCGGTCTGCCAGCGCTTTGAGCATGATTTTGTTGTAATCGTCGTGTTGGGCTTCCCACTGTGCCGCCAGCGCGTCTTCCTCCAGCCCGCCGGTGACGGCAAACGCACCAAAATAATCGGGCTTGCCGCTGGATAACGGTGCAATAAAATCCGCCAGGCAGTAATTCGGGAAGTCGGTTTTTTCGGTTTGCTGGCGCAAATGATGGCTGATGGCCAGCACCTCGGTGCGCCGCTCGTCGGTATAGATTTCAATGTCATCCCCCACCCGGTTGGCCGGGAACAAGCCCACCACCCCGCGCGGGTTTAACGCACCACTGGCAGCCAGATTGTCGAGCATGGCATTGGCATCGGCAAACAGGCGTTGCGCCTCTTCGCCTACCACCTCATCGGTCAGGATCTGCGGATATTTGCCCGCCAGCGACCAGGTCATGAAAAAGGGCGTCCAGTCGATATAGTTGCGCAGCGTCTCAATGCTGGCACAAACCGGCTGCACACCCAAACGGTGCGCCACCGGCGGCGTGTAGCTTTGCCAATCGATCGGCATGGCGTTATCGCGCGCCACCGCCAGCGACACCGGCGGCGTGCGCGGTTTTTTACGGCCATGCTGGATACGCACGGTTTCATACTCTTTGCGGGTACGCGCCACAAAGTCGTCGCGTTGCGTATCCGAAAGCAACGCCGACACCACGCCCACCGAGCGCGACGCATTCTGCACGTAGACCGTCGGGCCGCTGTAGTTCTGCTCAATTTTCACTGCCGTGTGCGCTTTGGAGGTGGTCGCACCACCAATCAGCAGTGGCAGTGTAAAACCCTGGCGCTCCATCTCTTTGGCAACGTTGACCATTTCATCCAGCGACGGGGTAATCAGCCCCGATAAACCGATAATATCCACGTTTTCTTCACGGGCGGTTTTAAGGATTTTATCGGTCGGCACCATCACGCCTAAATCAATGATTTCGTAGTTGTTGCACTGCAACACCACGCCGACGATGTTTTTGCCGATGTCGTGAACATCGCCTTTCACCGTCGCCAGCAAGATTTTACCGGCGCTACTGCCTGCCTCCTTGCTGGCCTGAATAAACGGCTCCAGATAGGCCACCGCCTGCTTCATCACGCGCGCGGATTTCACCACCTGCGGCAGGAACATCTTCCCCGCGCCGAACAGGTCACCGACCACGTTCATGCCGTCCATCAGCGGGCCTTCAATCACCTCGATAGGACGAGCAGACTGCGCGCGTGCCTCTTCGGTATCCTGCTCGATAAACTCGGTAATGCCTTTAATCAGCGCATACTCCAGCCGTTTTTTCACCGGCCAGCCGCGCCACTCGGCCTCAGCTTTATTATTGTCATCATCCGACTTGGTGCCGCGGTATTTCTCGGCAATCGCCAGCAGCCGCTCGGTGCCGTCGTCACGCCGGTTGAGAATCACGTCTTCCACCGCATCACGCAGTTCAGCGGGCAAGTCGTCGTAAATAGCCAACTGACCGGCGTTGACAATGCCCATATCCATACCGTTACGAATGGCGTAATACAGGAACACGGCGTGAATCGCCTCACGTACCGGTTCGTTGCCGCGAAACGAGAACGACACGTTGGACACACCGCCGGAAATCATCGCATGCGGCAACTGGGCTTTGATGTCAGCACAGGCTTCAATGAAGTCCACCGCATAGTTATTGTGCTCTTCGATACCGGTCGCAACGGCAAAAATGTTCGGGTCGAAAATGATGTCTTCCGGCGGGAAACCGACCTCTTCGGTCAGGATCTGGTAAGCACGGCGGCAAATCTCAATCTTGCGCGCGCGGGTATCGGCCTGACCCACTTCGTCAAACGCCATCACCACCACGGCAGCACCGTAGCGCCTGACCAGCCGGGCGTGATGGACAAAGGCTTCTACGCCTTCTTTCATCGAAATCGAGTTAACAATCCCTTTGCCCTGAATACATTTCAGCCCGGCCTCCACCACGTCCCACTTGGAGGAGTCGATCATGATCGGCACGCGGGCGATATCCGGCTCGCCAGCGATAAGATTCAGGAAACGCACCATCGCCGCTTCGGCGTTAAGCATCCCTTCGTCCATGTTGATGTCGATAATCTGCGCGCCGCTTTCCACCTGCTGGCGCGCCACATCCAGCGCTTCGTTATATTTTTCTTCTTTGATAAGGCGCTTGAATTTGGCCGAACCGGTGACATTGGTGCGCTCGCCCACGTTTACAAACAGTGTCTCGCTGCCGATATTGAGCGGTTCCAGCCCCGAGAGGCGGCAAGCCACTGGCAGCGCAGGCAGCGCACGCGGGGCCACCCCCTCCACGGCTTTTACCATCGCCGCAATGTGCTCAGGCGTGGTGCCGCAACAGCCGCCGATAATGTTCAGGAAACCGGATTGCGCCCATTCCCCTATCTGGCGCGCCATCTCTCCGGCATCCAGATCGTACTCGCCAAAGGCGTTTGGCAAGCCCGCGTTGGGGTGTGCGGTGACGTAACATTCGGCAATGCGCGACAGCTCCGCCACGTACTGGCGCAGTTCATCCGGCCCCAGCGCACAGTTCAGGCCAAACGACAGTGGCCGGGCATGGCGCAGCGAGTTATAGAACGCTTCGGTTGTCTGGCCAGACAGAGTACGGCCGGAGGCATCGGTAATGGTGCCGGAAATCATTACCGGTAATGTGACGCCCAATGCCTCAAATTCGGTTTCTACCGCAAACACGGCTGCTTTGGCGTTCAGCGTGTCAAAGACGGTTTCAATCAAAATGATATCGACGCCACCTTCAATTAATGCGCGGGTCGATTCGCGGTAGGCATCCACCAGTTGATCAAAGCTGACGTTACGGTACGCCGGGTCATTTACATCGGGCGAAATGGAGGCCGTGCGATTGGTTGGCCCCAGCACGCCCGCCACATAACGCGGGCGCTCTGGCGTGCGCGCCGTCCACTCATCGGCACAGGCGCGCGCCAGCCGGGCGGCGGCGGTGTTAATTTCCGCCGATAGCGCCTCCATCTGATAATCCGCCATCGCAATACGGGTGGCGTTAAACGTGTTGGTTTCCAGAATATCTGCGCCAGCGGCCAGATAATCATGATGAATGGCGGTTATCACCTCCGGCTTACTGAGCACCAGCAGGTCATTATTACCCTTCAGGTCACTCGGCCAGTCGGCAAAGCGTTCGCCCCGGTAGTCTTCTTCTTGTAAACGGTAGCTTTGGATCATCGTTCCCATGCCACCGTCCAGAATCATAATGCGCTGCGCCAGTTGCTGCTGTAATGCCTGTAACCGATTTACCATTATCTTATTCTCGTTATTTACCTGTCGTCTGTGCGAGCCTTTATCCTAGCACAAGAGATTGCCGCACCCGCGCCATGCGTTGTTGATAACCATACGCTGGCGTCGCAAGCGAGAAGACGGTTGCATTCTGCGCTGAAAAAACGAAAATCGATTCCATGATATGAAAAAGGAACCCTCAGCATGACGACGCCCGAACCCGCTAAACGCGGCAAAAAACCCCGTGCGGCCAGCGCGGCCGCGCCTGTTCAGCCTGCAGGGCAGGTGCAATCGCTGACCCGCGGGCTGACATTACTGGAGTCTATCGCTCGCGCCAACGGCAGCATTGCCTTGACCGATTTAGCGCAACAGGCAGGGCTGCCCAACTCCACCACGCACCGCCTGTTAACCACCATGCAGCAACAGGGGTTTGTGCGCCAGGTCGGGGATTTGGGGTTATGGACTATCGGCACGCAGGCGTTCATTGTCGGCAGCAGTTTTTTGCAAAGCCGCAACCTGCTCACGCTGGTGCACCCAATGCTGCGTCGACTGATGGAAGACTCCGGCGAAACGGTCAACCTCGCGGTGCTGGATAGCACCGATTATCAGGCGATTATTATCGACCAGGTGCAGTGCAGAGCATTAATGCGTATGTCCGCACCCATCGGTGGCAAATTGCCGATGCACGCCTCCGGGGCGGGCAAAGCGTTTCTCGCCCAACTGCCGGAGGAGAAAATCACCCAGTTGCTGCACCGCAAAGGGTTGCACAGTTACACCGCCCACACGCTGGGTGCGCAAACGCTTAAAGACAATCTGGCAGCGATTCGGCGTCAGGGCTACGCGCTGGATGACGAGGAGCACGCGCTGGGGTTACGCTGCGTCGCCGCCTGTATTCTGGATGAGCATCACGAGGCCTTCGCCGCCATTTCCATTTCCGGCCCGGTATCACGCATGACCAATGACCGCCTCACCGAGCTGGGCGCACTGGTTATCAAGGCGGCGAAAACCATCACCTATCAGTATGGCGGCACACGCTGAGGCCACGACTCAACGGCTGTCGCCGTCGTCACCGGTGCGGCATAGCACTGACAAAAGCGTTTTCTGCGCCGGTACGCATAGACATCTTCAATATGACCGGCGCAGATACGCTGCTGTAATCCCCGCCAGTAATCG
This sequence is a window from Dickeya aquatica. Protein-coding genes within it:
- a CDS encoding DASS family sodium-coupled anion symporter → MKTKTAYGLNWLALIIIVIIAAFFWQLTPPAGLKPAAWHSAVLFVATIVSIVVNVLPIGAIGIISITLFALTYAAGDTNANAAILTALSDLNSSLIWLIVVAFMIARGFIKTGLGRRIALQMIRLLGKRTLGLAYGLAFADLVLSPAMPSNTARCGGVIYPIADSLARSFDSRPEDASRSKIGTFLVTCIGNVNDVTAALFMTGYTGNLLAVKLAANAGVTITWGSWFVAAVVPCVISLLLVPLCVYWLVKPEIRHTPDAPKIAIAELTTMGRMTRGEWLMAATVLILLVLWIFGDTLGIDATTASFVGLSLLLLSGVLSWEDIKGEKGAWDTLIWFAALLMMANQLKKLGFTTWFGDLIGNNIGHLMQGTSWVLVLLLLNAAYFYTHYFFASGNAQIAALYAVFLGVGIHLQIPAAPMALMLAFTSSLYCSLTQYTHARGPILFGAGYVPTAVWWRTGFVISLINQAIFMSAGLLWWKVIGLY
- the metH gene encoding methionine synthase, encoding MVNRLQALQQQLAQRIMILDGGMGTMIQSYRLQEEDYRGERFADWPSDLKGNNDLLVLSKPEVITAIHHDYLAAGADILETNTFNATRIAMADYQMEALSAEINTAAARLARACADEWTARTPERPRYVAGVLGPTNRTASISPDVNDPAYRNVSFDQLVDAYRESTRALIEGGVDIILIETVFDTLNAKAAVFAVETEFEALGVTLPVMISGTITDASGRTLSGQTTEAFYNSLRHARPLSFGLNCALGPDELRQYVAELSRIAECYVTAHPNAGLPNAFGEYDLDAGEMARQIGEWAQSGFLNIIGGCCGTTPEHIAAMVKAVEGVAPRALPALPVACRLSGLEPLNIGSETLFVNVGERTNVTGSAKFKRLIKEEKYNEALDVARQQVESGAQIIDINMDEGMLNAEAAMVRFLNLIAGEPDIARVPIMIDSSKWDVVEAGLKCIQGKGIVNSISMKEGVEAFVHHARLVRRYGAAVVVMAFDEVGQADTRARKIEICRRAYQILTEEVGFPPEDIIFDPNIFAVATGIEEHNNYAVDFIEACADIKAQLPHAMISGGVSNVSFSFRGNEPVREAIHAVFLYYAIRNGMDMGIVNAGQLAIYDDLPAELRDAVEDVILNRRDDGTERLLAIAEKYRGTKSDDDNNKAEAEWRGWPVKKRLEYALIKGITEFIEQDTEEARAQSARPIEVIEGPLMDGMNVVGDLFGAGKMFLPQVVKSARVMKQAVAYLEPFIQASKEAGSSAGKILLATVKGDVHDIGKNIVGVVLQCNNYEIIDLGVMVPTDKILKTAREENVDIIGLSGLITPSLDEMVNVAKEMERQGFTLPLLIGGATTSKAHTAVKIEQNYSGPTVYVQNASRSVGVVSALLSDTQRDDFVARTRKEYETVRIQHGRKKPRTPPVSLAVARDNAMPIDWQSYTPPVAHRLGVQPVCASIETLRNYIDWTPFFMTWSLAGKYPQILTDEVVGEEAQRLFADANAMLDNLAASGALNPRGVVGLFPANRVGDDIEIYTDERRTEVLAISHHLRQQTEKTDFPNYCLADFIAPLSSGKPDYFGAFAVTGGLEEDALAAQWEAQHDDYNKIMLKALADRLAEAFAEYLHERVRKVYWGYAPNENLGNDELIRENYQGIRPAPGYPACPEHTEKATIWQLLDVDNTVGMKLTESYAMWPGASVSGWYFSHPDSKYFAVAQIQRDQVADYAARKQMPVEDVERWLAPNLGYDAD
- the iclR gene encoding glyoxylate bypass operon transcriptional repressor IclR; the protein is MTTPEPAKRGKKPRAASAAAPVQPAGQVQSLTRGLTLLESIARANGSIALTDLAQQAGLPNSTTHRLLTTMQQQGFVRQVGDLGLWTIGTQAFIVGSSFLQSRNLLTLVHPMLRRLMEDSGETVNLAVLDSTDYQAIIIDQVQCRALMRMSAPIGGKLPMHASGAGKAFLAQLPEEKITQLLHRKGLHSYTAHTLGAQTLKDNLAAIRRQGYALDDEEHALGLRCVAACILDEHHEAFAAISISGPVSRMTNDRLTELGALVIKAAKTITYQYGGTR